A region of the Brachybacterium sacelli genome:
CGACTGGTCGTCGCCGCGGATCGCGCCCCCGCCGCGGCCCGTCGCATCGCCGACGGCCGCGCCGGGGAGATCCGGATCGGGTTCACCGCCGCCACCGGCTTCAGCCTGCTGGGGCCCCTGCTCGCCGAGATCACCCGGGCGCTCCCGGACATCGATCTCACGCTGGAGGAGCAGGTGACCGGTGAGCAGGTGCAGGCCCTCCGGCGCGGGGACCTGGACCTGGGGCTCGCGCGACCGCCGTTCGACTCCGACCTGTTCGAGTCCTGGCTGCTGTTCTCCGAGCACCTGCTGCTGGCCGTGCCGGCGGGGCACGCCCTGACCCGCCTGGGCCGGCCGCTGCGCGCGGCGGACCTCGGCGACGTGCCGCTGATCATGCACCACCCCACACGGGCCCGGTACTTCTACGACCTGGTCGTCCGTCAGCTGCCGGTCGAGCACGACAACGTCGTGCACACGGTGAGCCAGATCCTGACGATGATCTCCCTGGTCGCCGCCGGCCGCGGAGCCGCCTTCGTCCCGGAGTCCGCCCGCGTCCTGGGGATCGAGGGGGTCGCCTACCTCCGCCTCGCAGATCTCGCGCCGGACGCGGTCGAGCTGCACGCGATCTGGAGCCGCGAGGCCCACAATCCCGCGCTGTTCCGAGTGCTCGACACGCTCCGCAGGAACGCGGCCTGAGCCGGCCGGCAGCCTTTCGATACCTTTAGAGCATCAATGGATGCCGAATCGGGCTTGGACAGGCATCATCCCGGGTTCCTACGGTCGGAGCACGATCCCGTCCCGCGCCGCCGGCGCCTCGCCCGAAGGATGATGCACGTGGCCCGCTACACGCCTCTGGAACTCGCCGCCACCCTCAAGGAGGGGCTGCTGTCGTTCCCGGTCACCCCGTTCGACGCCGAGCTCGCCGTCGACGAGACCGCGTACCGCACCCATCTCGCGTGGCAGGCGAGCTTCCCCGTCGCCGGTCTGTTCGCCGCAGGAGGCACCGGGGAGGGCTTCAGCCTCTCCCCGGCCGAAGCCGCCCGGGTCACCCGCGCCGCCGTCGAGGAGGTGGGCGATCGCGTGCCGGTGCTGGCCTCGGCCGCCGGCTCGACCGTCCAGGCGGTCCAGAACGCCCGGGACGCCGAGGCCGCCGGTGCCGAAGGGCTGCTGCTGCTGCCGCCCTATCTCACCGAGTGCGACCAGGAGGGGCTGGCCTCGCATGTGGCCGCCGTCTGCGACGCCACCCGCCTCGGCGTCATCGTCTACAACCGCGGCAACGCCGTCTACTCGGCCGAGACCGTGGAGCGTCTGGCGCAGCGGCACCCGAACTTCATCGGCTTCAAGGACGCGATCGGCGACATCGAGCAGCTCACCCGGGTCCACACCCGCAACGGCGACCGGCTGTTCTACCTGGGCGGCCTGCCCACCGCCGAGGTCTACGCCCTGCCCCTGCTGCAGCTCGGCATGAGCACCTACTCCTCGGCCATGTACAACTTCGTGCCCGAGTTCGCGCTGTCCTTCTACGGTGCCGTCCGCCGCCAGGACCGGGCCGCGGTCACGGAGAAGCTCGAACGGTTCGTACTGCCCTACCTCGAGATCCGCAACCGGGTGAAGGGGTACGGCGTCTCGATCATCAAGGGCGGCCTCAAAGCGGTCGGGCGCGACGTCGGCCCGGTCCGCACCCCGCTGCAGGACCTCACCGAGCGTGACGTCGCCGACCTCTCCGCCCTGATCGACGCCGCCGGCGTCCGCCCCGGCAGCCCGGCCGCCGCGGACCGGGCATCCGCGTCCGCGGCGCAGCCCGCCTGAGACCCTCCACCCCGCCCGTCCCGTTCCGAAGGAGAAGCGATGACCCTCACGCAGACCGACCTGACCGGCCGTTCGATCCTCGCCGGTGAGTCCGTCGCCGGCACCGGCGCCACGGTCCACGGCGCCGATCCCGCGACCGGGGAGGCCCTGGAGCCCGGCTACACCCTGATCGACGAGGACCAGCTCGCCGCCGCCACCGCAGCGGCCGAGGAGGCCTTCGCGAGCTTCAGCCGGCTGGACCCCACCGCCCACGCCGACTTCCTGGAACGGATCGCGGACAACATCGAGGCCGTCGGCGAGGAGCTGGTCGCCCGCGCGATGGCCGAGACCGGGCTCTCCGAGGCACGGCTGACCGGCGAGCGCGGCCGCACCACCGGCCAGCTGCGCCTGTTCGCGCGCGTCGTGCGCCAGGGCGACCACCGCGGCGTGCGGATCGATCCGGCCCTGCCCGAGCGCACCCCCGCGCCACGGACCGACATCCGCCAGCGGAAGATCCCCCTGGGACCGGTCGCGGTCTTCGGCGCATCGAACTTCCCGCTCGCCTTCTCGACCGCCGGCGGCGACACGGCCGCAGCCCTCGCCGCCGGGTGCCCGGTCGTCTTCAAGGCGCACAACGCCCATCCCGGCACCAGCGAGATCGTCGGCCGCGCCCTCGCCGACGCCGTCGCCGAGGCGGGGCTGCATCCCGGCGTCTTCTCCCTGGTCTACGGGCAGGGATCGCGCATCGGGCAGGCGCTGGCGGCCGACCCCGTGATCCAGGCGGTCGGCTTCACCGGGTCGCGGGGCGCCGGCCTGGCCCTGGTCGCGACGGCCGCGGCCCGTCCCGTCCCGATCCCGGTCTACGCCGAGATGAGCTCGATCAACCCCGTGTTCCTGTTCGACGGCGCCCTGCAGGGGGACGTCGACGCGCTGGCCACGGCCTTCGTCGGCTCGGTCACCGGCTCCAGCGGGCAGCTGTGCACCGCTCCCGGCCTCGTGTTCGTCCCGGCCGGTCCCGCGGGCGACGCCTTCACGGCCTCCGTCGAGCGGGCGCTCGCGACGACCGCGGGCCAGACGATGCTCACCGCCGCGATCGCGGACTCGTGGGTGGCCGGCGTCGACACTCTCGCCGCGCAGGAAGGGGTCTACCTGGTCGGCCGCGGCCGGGAGGGCGATACCGAGAACGCCCCGGCACCGGCCGTCCTCGGCACCGACGTGGCCACCTTCCTCGACAACGAGGTGCTGCACGAGGAGATCTTCGGCGCCGCCTCGCTGCTGATCCGCTACTCCTCGCCCGAGGAGCTGGTGCATGCCGCCGGTCAGCTCGAGGGGCAGCTCACCGCCACGCTGCATCTGAGCGAGGACGACCACGCCACCGTGGAGACGCTGCTGCCCGTGCTCGAACGCACGGCCGGCCGGATCCTCGCCGGCGGGTGGCCGACCGGCGTCGAGGTCGGCCACGCGATGGTCCACGGAGGGCCCTTCCCTGCCACCTCGGACGGCCGCACCACCTCGGTCGGAACACTGGCGATCGAGCGCTTCCTGCGCCCCGTCGCCTACCAGGACCTTCCCGACGACCTGCTGCCGGAGCCGCTGCGACGGGCCAACCCGTGGCACCTGAACCGTCGCCTCGACGGCCGCCTCGAGCTCGCCGGGGAGCAGGCGTGAGCGGCCCCACCGTCGTGGACCTCGAGGTGGTCCCGGTCGCCGGGCACGACTCGATGCTGCTGAACCTCTCCGGCGCGCACGGCCCGTACTTCACCCGCACCATCGTCATCGCGACCGACTCCGAGGGCCGCGAAGGTCTCGGCGAGGTCCCCGGCGGCGAGCCGATCCGGGCCACTCTCTCGGAGGCCGCCGAGCTCGTCGTCGGTCGGCCGGTGGCGCAGCTGCGGTCGCTGCTGCGCGAGGTCGGGTCCCGGTTCGCGGACCGCGACAGCGGCGGGCGCGGTGCCCAGACCTTCGACCTGCGCACCGCGATCCACGCCGTGACCGGCATCGAGTCGGCGCTGCTCGACCTGCACGGTCAGTTCCTGGGCGTGCCCGTCGCGGAGCTGCTGGGCAGCGGCCGGCAGCGTGACGCGGTCCCGGTCCTGGGATACCTCTTCTACATCGGCGATCCCGACGGCACCGATCTGCCCTACCTGCGGGAGGTGGACGGCGCCGACGCCTGGACGCGGCGGCGCCGCGAGCAGGCGATGACGCCCGAGGCGATCGTCTCCCTCGCCGAGGCCGCCCGGGAGCGCTACGGGTTCCGCGACTTCAAGCTCAAGGGCGGCGTCCTGGCGGGCCAGGAGGAGGCCGACGCCGTCACCGCGTTGAAGGAGCGCTTCCCCGAGGCCCGCATCACGCTCGACCCCAATGGCGGCTGGCTGCTGGAGGAGGCGATCGGGCTCGGACGCCGACTCCGGGACGTGCTCGCCTATGCCGAGGACCCGGTCGGCGCCGAGGGCAGGTTCTCCGGCCGCGAGACGATGGCCGAGTTCCGCCGCGCCACCGGTCTGCCGACGGCGACGAACATGGTCGCCACCGACTGGCGCGAGCTGGCGCACACGGTGCGGACCGACGCGGTCGACATCCCCCTGGCCGACCCTCACTTCTGGACCATGGCGGGCTCGGTGCGGGTGGCACAGATGTGCCACGAGTTCGGCCTGACCTGGGGATCGCACTCGAACAACCACCTCGACATCTCGCTGGCGATGTTCACCCAGGTCGGCGCCGCAGCCCCCGGGCGGATCACGGCGCTGGACACCCACTGGATCTGGCAGGACGGCCAGGGGCTGACGAAGCGACCGCCGGCGATCAGCGGCGGCGAGATCGCCGTGCCGCAGCGGCCGGGCCTCGGCGTCGAGCTGGACCGCGACCACCTGGCCGCGGCGCACGCGCTGCATCGCGAGCACGGTCTCGGCGCGCGCGACGACGCCGCGGCGATGCAGTACCTGGTGCCGGGATGGGTGTTCGACCCGAAGCGCCCCTGCCTGGTGCGGTAACGGCCGCGTGAGCGGAGTCCTGCTCGGCTTCGGCATCGTCCTGGTGCTGGCCGGGATCGGCGCGGGCGCGGCTGCGCTGCTGCCGGGACGGGCTCCGGAGATGGAGCGCGGGCTGCAGCCCGCCATCTACTACGTGACCAATCCGGCCCTGATGCTGGTGCTGATCTCGGATGCCGACCTGGTCGCCATCGCCGGTGTCTTCACCCCGATCGCCCTGCTCACCGCGGCGGTGACCGGCGGGTCCTATGCACTGGTCAGTCGTCTCGTGCTGCGGCGTCCGGCGGCGCCGACGGCCGGCGGCGCCATGGCGTCCTCCTACGTCAACGCGGGCAACATCGGGGTGCCGATCGCGATCTACGCGGTGGGCAGCACCGACCCGGTCGTCGCCGTGCTGCTGGCCCAGCTGCTGGTGATCGCGCCGGTCTACCTCACCCTGTTCGCCTGGTGCGGCCCCGACTCCGGCCCGACAGCGGGAGCACCGACCTGGGGGACCGTCCTGCGGTCGCTCGCCAATCCGGTCACCATCGCCACCGCAGCCGGCGCGCTGCTGTCGCTGTCCGGGCTCTCGCTGCCGGCGGTGTTGTGGACCCCGGTCGAGATGCTGGGCCACGCCTCGGTCCCCCTGCTGCTGCTGGTGTTCGGGATGAGCCTGGTGGGGCAGAAGCCGCTGGGCGACCGGGAGATGCGGGTCGACGTCCTGCTCGCCACGGCGGTGAAGCTGACCGTGATGCCCGTGGCCGCCTGGGCACTCGCCCGCTTCCTGTTCGGGGTGGACGGCACGGAGCTGTTCGGGGTGGTCGTGATGGCGGCCCTGCCGTCCGCCCAGAACGTCTTCCTGTTCGCCACCCGGTTCCATCTGCGACCCTCGCTGGCGCGGGACGTGGTGTTCCTCAGCTCCCTGCTGAGCATGCCCGCCGTCCTGGCCGTCGCCCTGGCGCTGGGGTGAGGCACCCGAGCGTGTGACGTCGGCCCGTCGACCGGGGCCGAATGGGTCCGGGAGCTGCCCCCGTGAGAAGATGGATCGATGCCCCGTGCTCGTGCGCGGCGGCCCACATCGACGAGAGGACGAAAGCCGGTGAGCCCGAGGATCGCGGCCGACGAGGCCCGGGACATCCTTCCCGCGTCGACACCCCAGGAACGCCTGCGCAACTTCTGCATCATCGCGCACATCGACCACGGCAAGTCCACGCTGGCCGACCGCATGCTGCAGATCACCGGGGTCGTCGAGGCGCGCGCCATGCGCGCCCAGTACCTGGACCGCATGGACATCGAGCGCGAGCGCGGCATCACCGTCAAGAGCCAGGCCGTGCGCATGCCCTGGCAGGTCGAGGGCACGAACTACGCCCTGAACATGATCGACACCCCCGGGCACGTCGACTTCACCTACGAGGTATCCCGCTCCCTCGCCGCCTGCGAGGGGGCGATCCTGCTGGTCGACGCCGCCCAGGGCATCGAGGCGCAGACGCTGGCGAACCTCTACCTCGCCATGGAGCACGACCTCACGATCATCCCCGTGCTCAACAAGATCGACCTCCCCGGGGCGGAGCCCGAACGGTACGCGGCCGAGATCGGGCAGCTGGTGGGCGTGGATCCCGACGATGTGCTGCGCGTCTCCGGCAAGACCGGTCTCGGCGTCGAGTCATTGCTGGACCACGTCGTCAACACGCTCCCGGAGCCCGTGGGTGAACCGGACGCCCCCTGCCGCGCGATGATCTTCGACTCCGTGTACGACACCTATCGCGGAGTGGTCACCTACATCCGCGTCGTCGACGGGTACCTGAAGTCGCGCGACCGCATCGACATGATGTCCACGGGCGCCCACCACGAGCTGCTCGAGATCGGGGTCAGCTCCCCGGAGCCGCACCGCACCCCGGGCATCGGCCCCGGCGAGGTCGGCTACCTGATCACCGGCGTGAAGGACGTGCGCCAGTCCAAGGTCGGCGACACGATCACCACCTCGGTGCGCGGCGCCGACGAGCCGCTGCCGGGCTACTCCGAGCCCAAGCCGATGGTGTACTCCGGCCTGTTCCCGATCGACGGCTCGGACTACCCGATCCTGCGCGACGCCCTCGACAAGCTCAAGCTCAACGACGCCGCCCTGAACTACGAGCCGGAGACCTCCACCGCGCTCGGCTTCGGCTTCCGCGTCGGCTTCCTGGGCCTGCTGCACCTGGAGATCATCCGCGAGCGCCTCGAGCGCGAGTTCGACCTCTCCCTGATCTCCACCGCCCCCAGCGTGGTCTACCAGGTGACGATGGAGGACGGCACCGAGGTCGAGGTCATGAACCCCTCCGACTTCCCCGAGGGGAAGGTCGACTCGATCACGGAACCGATCACCAAGGCCACCATCCTGGTGCCCAGCGAGTTCATCGGCGCCGTCATGGAGCTGTGCCAGTCCAAGCGCGGCAATCTCGGCGGCATGGACTACCTCAGCGAGGATCGCGTCGAGCTGCGCTACACCCTGCCGCTGGCGGAGATCGTCTTCGACTTCTTCGACCAGCTGAAGTCCCGCACCCGCGGCTACGCCTCCCTCGACTACGACGTCTCCGGCTCTCAGACCGCCGACCTCGTGAAGGTCGACATGCTCCTGCAGGGCGAGCCGGTCGACGCCTTCAGCGCGATCGTCCACCGCGACAAGGCCTACGGCTACGGAGTCGAGATGGCCGGGAAGCTGAAGAAGCTGATCCCGCGCCAGCAGTTCGAGGTGCCGATCCAGGCCGCGATCGGGGCCCGCATCATCGCCCGCGAGAACATCCGCGCCATGCGCAAGGACGTGCTGTCGAAGTGCTACGGCGGCGACATCTCCCGCAAGCGCAAGCTGCTGGAGAAGCAGAAGGAGGGCAAGAAGCGCATGAAGAACATCGGCTCCGTCGAGGTGCCGCAGGAGGCCTTCATCGCCGCGCTCTCCTCCGACGAGGGCGACATGCCCAAGGACAGCAAGAAGAAGTGACAGCCCCTGTCGCCGCCCCCGGACCGCTGGCCGAGTCCGCTCCGCGACCGCTCGGGGACCTCGCTGTGCGCATCGCGGACGGCCCGGGCCGGGTCGCGGCGGTCTGCAGCGTCGCCCAGCTGTTCCCGGTGCCGGACCGCGGCCTGATGAGCGGGATCGACAAGCGCCCCGTCGACGGGCCGCTCCGCCTGCTCACCCACGGAGTGCTCGGCGACGTCCAGGGCGATCGTGAGCACCACGGCGGGATCTTCAAGGCCGTCTACGCTTTCTCCGGCGAGGTCCGCGAGGCTTTCGCCGCCGCGCTGGAGCAGGAGCTGCCCGAGGGGTTCTTCGGCGAGAACCTGGTCACCGCCGGGCAGGACACCGACGAGACCGTGATCGGGGAGCGCTGGCGGCTCGGCACCGCCGAGCTCGAGGCCACCTGCCCCCGCAACCCCTGCGGCACCTTCGCCGCCTGGATGGGGGACCGGCGCTGGGGCCGCAGCTTCACCGGCGCCGGCCGCTGCGGCGCCTACTTCCGGGTGCTGGTCGAGGGCGAGGTGAGCGCCGGTGACGAGATCGAGGTGCTCGAGCGCCCCGCCCACGGCGTCACCATCGGCGACGCCTTCCGCGGGCTCGACGCGGCTCAGGCCCGGGCACTGCTGGACTGGGCCGAGACGGGCGGCACCGTGCTGTACGACTCGCTGGTGGGCAGCGCGCGGACCGTGCTGCGACGCGCCGGTGAGGAGGCGGAGTTCCCGGAGCGCCTGCGCTCCACCGGCCGCGGCCTCGGATTGGGGATGGGGCTGTGAATATCGCGATGGCCTCCGGCCGGAATCTCTCCGTCTACATCCACGTCCCCTTCTGCGCCGTGCGCTGCGGGTACTGCGACTTCAACACCTACACCGCGACCGAGCTCGGCGGCGGCGGCTCACAGGCCGAGTATCCCCGCAACGCCATGGCGGAGATGGACCTGACGCTCGCGGACGACCGCGCCGCCGGGTACGACTACGACCGGGTCTCGACCGTCTTCTTCGGCGGCGGCACCCCGACCCTGCTGCCCGCCGACGACCTCGTCGCGATGCTCTCGCACCTGCGCACGCTGATCCCGCTGGCCGAGGACGCGGAGGTCACCACCGAGGCGAATCCCGACTCCGTCAGCCGCGCGTCCCTGTCCCGCCTCGCCGACGGCGGCATCACCCGCGTCTCCTTCGGCATGCAGTCCGCCGTGCGCTCGGTGCTGGCCACCCTGGACCGCACCCACGACCCCGAACGGGTCCCGCAGGCCGTGGCCTGGGCCCGCGAGGCGGGCCTCGACGTGAGCCTGGACCTGATCTACGGCACGCCGGGGGAGACCCTCGCCGACGTGGAGACCTCCGTGAAGTCGGCCCTGGCCTGCGGCGTCGACCACATGTCGGCCTACTCCCTGATCATCGAGGGCAATACCGCGATGGCCCGTCAGCTGCGTCGCGGCGAGCTCGAGGCCCCCGACCCCGACGACATGGCCGACAAGTACGAGCTGATCGAGGACCTCGCCACCGCCGACGGCCTGTCCTGGTACGAGGTCTCCAACTGGGCACGCACCCCGCAGCAGCGCTCCCGGCACAACCTCGCCTACTGGCGGGGCGGGGACTGGTGGGGGATCGGACCAGGCGCCCACCGCCACCGCGACGGCCTGCGCTCCTGGAACGTGAAGCACCCCAGCAGGTACGCGAGGACCCTGGCCGAGGGCACGCTCCCCGTCGCCGATTCCGAGCAGGTCCCCGCCGAGGATCGCCGGGTCGAGCGGATCATGCTCGAGCTGCGGATCGCCGACGGGCTCCCCGTCGAGACCGTCCCCGAGCAGACCCGCGGGATGCTCGAGGTCCACCGCGAACGCGGGCACCTCGATCCCGCGGCTCTCGCCGCCGGGCGGGCGGTGCTGACGCGCCGCGGCCGGCTGCTGGCCGACGCGGTGATCCGTGACCTCGTGCCCTGACCCCCGCGAGCGCTCGACAGCGGGTTCCGTGCTGGTCAGAATGGAGCCATGACGAAGCCCATCACGATCGACCAGTACGTCGCCGGTCTCGACGAGCCCGCCGCGACGCTGCTGGGCGAGCTGCGCGACCTCAGCCGCGAGGCCGCCCCGACGGCCACCGAGGCGATCAAATGGGGCTGCCCGGCACATCTGCACGCCCGGGGCACGATCCTGTTCGTCTACAGCGCCCACAAGCACCACGCGAACTTCACCGTCACGCCGAGCACGAAGGAGGCCTTCGAGGACGAGCTGACGGATCTCGAGACCGGCAAGGGCAGCGTCAAGCTGCCCTACGGCGATCCCCTCCCTCGCGCGCTGCTGCGGCGCCTCATCGCCCACCGGATCGAGGAGTTCGAGCAGCGGGGCGTGACCTGGATGTGAGGACCGACGGCAGCGGAGCGCCCCCGGAGATCACGCGGATCTCCGGGGGCGCTCCGTTCACGGCCTGCAGGCCGCTGAGGTCACTTCACCAGGCGCAGGTTCGCCGGATAGTTCCACCATTCGCCCTGGTAGGCCTTGACGGCGCCGATGATGGCGAAGATCGCCTGCACCAGCGTCGGCAGGAACATGAGTCCGAACAGGAAGGCCCCGATGCCGAAGGTGACGATGGTGATGACCGTGAACACCGCGCCCATCGCGAGCGAGATGATCAGCGCGGCCAGGGTGCCGTTGAGCGCCTCCGCCGCGTTGTAGCGCACGAAGCGGTGACGGCCCTTGAACAGCACGAACAGCACGATCTGAGCGATGAGCCCGCCCACGAACGGGATGATGAACTGCAGCAGCGCGGCCAGGTGCACCACGAGCGCCCAGGTCTTCGCGTCGGAGTCCTTCATCCCCTGGCCGGACAGCGAGCCCTCGTAGATGCCCTTGAAGCCGGCCGGGGGAGTGTTGAGGTCGACAGGGCCGGGGGCGGCGTACGCGTCCTGGCTGCCGCCGTAGGGGCCCTGGTGTCCGGGCTGGCCGGGATAGCCCGAGGCGCTCTGCTGGCCGGGGGCGGCGCCGTAGGGGTCCGGGCCGGCCGACGGGGATCCGTCGGTGTGGCCCCCGGCCTCGGGAGCGCTGCCGTCCTGCGGGGCGGGCGGATCGTAGGCGTAGGGGTCGTGGGGGTGCAGCGCCGGGTCAGAGGTCGGGCTGGCCTGGTCCTGCTCGGCCTCGCCCTGCTGACCGGAGACGTCCTGGGGTGCGGCGGTCCAGCCCGGGGACTGCTGCTCGGGCGCGGAGTCGCCGGGCTCGGAGCCGTACGGATCGTGCGGATGCGGAGTCTGGCTCATGGTTCCTTCTTCGAGAGGGCCGACCGGAGGGCCGGCGTCTGGCTGATGGCTCCAGCCTAGCCAGCTCGATCCCCGGCGTCGCCGTGGCGGACCGCCATGTCGGGCGGGGGATTTCCCCCAGACGCTCGGAACGCGGTGATGCGCTACGACGCCTTGACGCTGCTCTGAACAGCATCTATGGTCACCGTCTGAACAATTCCGGCGAAGATCGTGTGAACCCCCCCGCGGGCTTCGGTGAGGGGACGCAGTGATCATGGACGGACGAGCAACTCGCCGCGCGGCCCTCGTCCTGGGGGCCGCCGCTGTGCTCGGTACCAGCGGCTGCGGGTCCGACGCCCCACGATCCTCACGGATGCGCTTCGCGCGGCTCTCCGGGAACGTGGGCATCACCAGCGGCGATGCCGCGACCGCCAACCTGATCGTTGTCGCCCCGACGCGCGATCCCGTCTGGTCGGGGATCCACGAGCTGGTGGTGGTCAATGACGCGCCGGAGGGCGGCGATCGCGGGGGACGCCGCGGAGATCATCCCCGGAACGGACAAGGGTGGGCTGCGCGCCGGAACCCTAGCCGTGAGCATCCCGAGCGATGTGAACGACTTCGACCTCAGGACGGTGCGTGTCGTGGTCGACGAGGGTGGGGAGGCAGTACCCCATGACGTCGGCGACTGGCGGATGCACCGGCCGGAGTCCCGACCGACCTTCGAGAGCTCGGGTGAGTATCCAGCGAGCCTCCCCGGGGGCGGGGAGGTCGTCCTCGGTCTCCGGAGCGCCTCGGGGACCGAGGCTCAGGTGACGGGGGTCGACACGGGCACTGCGGGGTTGGCCGCGCGCGACGTCCGCGCCGACTTCGCGGAGGGCGGAGAGGGCACGGTGACCTTCACCCTCGAAGTCGATGACTCCTACGATCTCTTCGCGTTCAGTCCCACACTGACCGTGGACGAGGGAGGGGCGAGGCGCGAGGAATACCTCGATCCCGTCCTCGTGGGTTACCTCGACCTCACCGAGGAGGACGTTCAGCGGATCGCCTCGAGATGACCTCCGCTGCCTTCCCGACGGAGGTCAGGACGGGTCGACCGTCACGAAGTCGATGAGCTCCTCGATGCGCCCGGACAGCGAGGGCTCGACGTCCGCGTAGGAGCGGACGGTGGACAGGATCCGCTGCCAGCCGATGCCCACATCGGCCTTGTCCGCATGGGGCCAGCCCAGTGCCGCCAGCGAGCCGACCTTGATGTCGGTGCCCTTGGGGATGTGCGGCCAGGCCGTCAGTCCGACGCGGGCCGGCCGCACGGCCTGCCACACGTCGACGTAGGGGTGCCCCAGCACCGTGACATTGCCACGGGCGCCGGGCAGCTTCATGACCTCGGCGGCGATGCGCGACTCCTTGGACCCGGGGACCAGGTGGTCGACCAGGATGCCGAGGCGCCGCCCGGCCGACGGGGCGAAGTCCTGGACCCGTTCGACGAGGTTGTCGGCGCCTTCGAGCTGCTCGACCACGATGCCCTCGAGGCGCAGGTCGTGACCCCACACCTTCTGGACCAGCTCGGCGTCGTGGGTGCCCTCGACCCAGATCCGGGAGGCGCGGGCGGTACGCGCCCTCGCCCCCTCGACGTAGACCGAGCCGCTCGCGGAGCGCTTGCGGACCGGGGCCTGCGCACGCGGCGCCGGGCGGGTGAGCAGGACGGGCTTCCCGTCGATCATGAAGCCCGGGCCGAGCGGGAAGGTGCGGCGCTTGCCGCGCCCGTCGTCGAGCTCGACGACCAGCTCGCCGGCGATCTTCTCCACGCGGGTGATCGCGCCGGTGAAGCCGGTCGAGGCCTCCTCGACGACAAGGTCCCGCTGGGCGGGCACCTCGCGGGCCGCGGGGCGGCGGCGATGATGGGTGGGCGGACCGGCGGACAGCACGTCGCGGCCGTACCGGTCGGGGAAGCGATCGGAGGGTGCAGGCACGCGCGACACCTTACCCGCGTGGCGAACACCTCCCCGCGAGCATCGCCGGAGGCGCGTAGGATTGGCACTCGGCACGTGCGGGTGCCAGCCGTCGCGATCGCGACGCTGGTCACGCCCGTCGGCCCCCGGACGACAGGTACGCACGGAACGCAGGAGGTGAGGGACACGGACGCCCGGAAGCTGCAGATCCTCGGTGCGATCGTCGAGGACTACGTCTCCACCCGTGAGCCCGTCGGCTCCAAGTCCCTGCTCGACCGCCATGAGCTGGGGGTCTCCGCCGCCACCGTGCGCAACGACATGTCGTCGCTCGAGGAGGAGGGGCTGATCCATCAGCCGCACACCTCGGCCGGTCGCATCCCCACCGACAAGGGCTATCGCGCCTTCGTCGACCACGTGGCGACCGTCAAGCCGCTCTCGGCCCCCGAGCGCCGCGCCATCGGCACCCTGCTGGAGGACTCCGGTGACGTCGAGGAGCTCCTCGGCCGCACCGTGCGCCTGATGGCCCAGCTCACCCAGCAGGTCGCGATGGTGCAGTACCCGGCCCGACGCCAGGCCCGGATCCGCCACGTCGAGCTGGTCAAGGTCGCCGACTCCCTGCTCCTG
Encoded here:
- a CDS encoding LysR substrate-binding domain-containing protein: MFTLDQARHFIAVAEELHFGRAAERLAMTQPPLSRQIQKLERSVGVALLERDSRKVSLTAAGHAFLAEARRLVVAADRAPAAARRIADGRAGEIRIGFTAATGFSLLGPLLAEITRALPDIDLTLEEQVTGEQVQALRRGDLDLGLARPPFDSDLFESWLLFSEHLLLAVPAGHALTRLGRPLRAADLGDVPLIMHHPTRARYFYDLVVRQLPVEHDNVVHTVSQILTMISLVAAGRGAAFVPESARVLGIEGVAYLRLADLAPDAVELHAIWSREAHNPALFRVLDTLRRNAA
- the kdgD gene encoding 5-dehydro-4-deoxyglucarate dehydratase; the protein is MARYTPLELAATLKEGLLSFPVTPFDAELAVDETAYRTHLAWQASFPVAGLFAAGGTGEGFSLSPAEAARVTRAAVEEVGDRVPVLASAAGSTVQAVQNARDAEAAGAEGLLLLPPYLTECDQEGLASHVAAVCDATRLGVIVYNRGNAVYSAETVERLAQRHPNFIGFKDAIGDIEQLTRVHTRNGDRLFYLGGLPTAEVYALPLLQLGMSTYSSAMYNFVPEFALSFYGAVRRQDRAAVTEKLERFVLPYLEIRNRVKGYGVSIIKGGLKAVGRDVGPVRTPLQDLTERDVADLSALIDAAGVRPGSPAAADRASASAAQPA
- a CDS encoding aldehyde dehydrogenase (NADP(+)); amino-acid sequence: MTLTQTDLTGRSILAGESVAGTGATVHGADPATGEALEPGYTLIDEDQLAAATAAAEEAFASFSRLDPTAHADFLERIADNIEAVGEELVARAMAETGLSEARLTGERGRTTGQLRLFARVVRQGDHRGVRIDPALPERTPAPRTDIRQRKIPLGPVAVFGASNFPLAFSTAGGDTAAALAAGCPVVFKAHNAHPGTSEIVGRALADAVAEAGLHPGVFSLVYGQGSRIGQALAADPVIQAVGFTGSRGAGLALVATAAARPVPIPVYAEMSSINPVFLFDGALQGDVDALATAFVGSVTGSSGQLCTAPGLVFVPAGPAGDAFTASVERALATTAGQTMLTAAIADSWVAGVDTLAAQEGVYLVGRGREGDTENAPAPAVLGTDVATFLDNEVLHEEIFGAASLLIRYSSPEELVHAAGQLEGQLTATLHLSEDDHATVETLLPVLERTAGRILAGGWPTGVEVGHAMVHGGPFPATSDGRTTSVGTLAIERFLRPVAYQDLPDDLLPEPLRRANPWHLNRRLDGRLELAGEQA
- a CDS encoding enolase C-terminal domain-like protein, which produces MLLNLSGAHGPYFTRTIVIATDSEGREGLGEVPGGEPIRATLSEAAELVVGRPVAQLRSLLREVGSRFADRDSGGRGAQTFDLRTAIHAVTGIESALLDLHGQFLGVPVAELLGSGRQRDAVPVLGYLFYIGDPDGTDLPYLREVDGADAWTRRRREQAMTPEAIVSLAEAARERYGFRDFKLKGGVLAGQEEADAVTALKERFPEARITLDPNGGWLLEEAIGLGRRLRDVLAYAEDPVGAEGRFSGRETMAEFRRATGLPTATNMVATDWRELAHTVRTDAVDIPLADPHFWTMAGSVRVAQMCHEFGLTWGSHSNNHLDISLAMFTQVGAAAPGRITALDTHWIWQDGQGLTKRPPAISGGEIAVPQRPGLGVELDRDHLAAAHALHREHGLGARDDAAAMQYLVPGWVFDPKRPCLVR
- a CDS encoding AEC family transporter, producing MSGVLLGFGIVLVLAGIGAGAAALLPGRAPEMERGLQPAIYYVTNPALMLVLISDADLVAIAGVFTPIALLTAAVTGGSYALVSRLVLRRPAAPTAGGAMASSYVNAGNIGVPIAIYAVGSTDPVVAVLLAQLLVIAPVYLTLFAWCGPDSGPTAGAPTWGTVLRSLANPVTIATAAGALLSLSGLSLPAVLWTPVEMLGHASVPLLLLVFGMSLVGQKPLGDREMRVDVLLATAVKLTVMPVAAWALARFLFGVDGTELFGVVVMAALPSAQNVFLFATRFHLRPSLARDVVFLSSLLSMPAVLAVALALG